From a single Streptomyces misionensis genomic region:
- a CDS encoding DUF6879 family protein — protein sequence MPQTVPPFAELLAGCQRSAAHLETRDVYGVAEEDADFAAWRTGRTYSLEDRSSWWNGFHDAVADAVSRGVVLRRARVVSEPVSEYIRYEHSCTPQNLAAGEDVRWLPRRLASDLLLPGNDLWIFDDRLIRFSLFSGDGRFVQDVMEDTPDVVKRHAEAFEAVWQRAIPHADYVI from the coding sequence ATGCCGCAGACGGTTCCGCCGTTCGCTGAGTTGCTTGCCGGCTGCCAACGGTCCGCTGCCCACTTGGAGACCCGCGACGTCTACGGGGTCGCTGAGGAAGACGCGGACTTTGCTGCCTGGCGCACCGGGCGGACGTACAGCCTCGAAGACCGGTCGTCGTGGTGGAACGGCTTCCACGACGCCGTAGCCGACGCAGTAAGCCGCGGGGTCGTCCTGCGCCGTGCCCGCGTCGTCTCGGAGCCAGTGAGCGAGTACATCCGCTATGAGCACTCGTGCACGCCGCAGAACCTTGCGGCTGGCGAAGACGTGCGCTGGTTGCCTCGCCGCCTGGCGTCGGACTTGCTCCTCCCGGGCAACGATCTGTGGATCTTTGATGACCGACTGATCCGATTCAGCCTGTTCTCAGGCGACGGCCGGTTTGTCCAAGACGTCATGGAGGACACACCCGACGTAGTGAAGCGCCACGCGGAAGCCTTCGAGGCGGTATGGCAGCGCGCCATTCCGCACGCGGACTACGTGATCTGA
- a CDS encoding helix-turn-helix domain-containing protein: MQSPYPSAALDEARRAIAEKLREIRRDAGLTGREVAARASWQPSKVSRLQSATTPPSDDDLRAWCRACGAEDQLPDLLAANRTADSMYLEWRRVQRSGLRRLQESRIPLYERTRTFRVYSSTVIPGFVQTYEYAAALLGNVARVHGTPDDVDDAAAARVERSHIIRKGGHRFAFVLEESVLRHVVGDPTVMAGQLGYLLSVMALPAVSVGIIPAGRERPMWTLETFSMFDEARVSVELLTAAVTVTAPGEIALYARAFEDMSALAVHGAEARGLISSAIDSLD; the protein is encoded by the coding sequence ATGCAATCTCCCTACCCGTCTGCCGCCCTTGACGAGGCGCGTCGCGCCATCGCGGAGAAGCTCCGTGAGATCCGCCGTGACGCTGGGCTGACGGGTAGGGAGGTGGCGGCTCGCGCTAGTTGGCAGCCGTCGAAGGTGTCTCGCCTACAGAGCGCCACGACGCCTCCGTCAGACGATGACCTACGGGCGTGGTGCCGCGCGTGTGGGGCGGAGGACCAACTCCCGGACTTGCTGGCAGCGAACCGGACGGCTGACTCCATGTACCTGGAGTGGCGCCGTGTGCAGCGTTCTGGGCTGCGACGGTTGCAGGAGTCTCGGATTCCGCTCTACGAGCGCACGCGGACGTTCCGTGTCTACAGCTCCACCGTGATCCCTGGGTTCGTCCAGACATACGAGTACGCCGCCGCACTACTGGGCAACGTCGCGCGCGTGCACGGGACGCCGGACGACGTCGATGATGCAGCAGCCGCGCGCGTAGAGCGCTCGCACATCATCCGGAAAGGTGGGCACCGGTTCGCGTTCGTTCTGGAGGAGTCAGTTCTACGCCACGTCGTAGGTGATCCAACCGTCATGGCGGGGCAACTCGGCTATCTCCTGTCCGTGATGGCGCTGCCGGCCGTCTCCGTAGGCATCATCCCCGCGGGGCGCGAGCGGCCCATGTGGACGCTAGAAACGTTCTCCATGTTCGACGAGGCGCGTGTGTCGGTGGAGTTGCTGACGGCTGCCGTCACGGTCACTGCGCCCGGCGAGATAGCGCTCTACGCCCGTGCTTTTGAGGACATGTCAGCTCTGGCCGTCCATGGGGCTGAGGCGCGAGGGCTCATCTCGTCGGCGATTGACTCGCTCGACTGA